AGGCTTCCATCAGATCCAAGTGTGCTTTGCCGCACGTGACGATGCCCACGTTCGCATGCGTACTGCGCGCCACCCACTTGTCGATGCTATTGACACGCGCAAAATGTCTGACCGCGTCAAGCTTGGCCGCCATGCGCGCCTCGATGGCCAGGCTCGGCAGATCCGGCCAGCGGTTGTGTAGCCCGTGCGGCGGGCCGACATAATCGGCCGGCGCAGGCCATTCGGCTCGCAACGCGTCCAGGTTGACGGTCGAGCCCGATTCGACCGTCTCGGAAATCGCCTTGAAGCCGACCCAGTTTCCCGAAAACCGCGACAGTGCCCAGCCGTACAAGCCGAACTCGAGCATGTCAGCGACATTCGCCGGATTGACGATCGGCATCTGCCACGCGATCATCGTAAACTCACTCTGGTGCGGCATGGACGAGGACACGCAGCCGTGATCGTCGCCGGCCACCACCAGCACACCGCCGCGCGGCGATGAGCCATACGCATTGCCGTGCTTGAGCGCATCGCCGGCGCGATCCACGCCCGGGCCCTTGCCGTACCACATCGCGAACACGCCGTCGACGGTGCGCTGCGGGTCGGCCTCCACGCGCTGCGTGCCCAGTACCGCGGTGCCGCCGAGTTCTTCGTTGACGGCCGGCAGGAAGCGGATGCCACCCGCATCGAGATAGGGCTTCGCCTTCCACAATTGCTGGTCCACCATGCCCAACGGCGAGCCACGATAGCCGCTGATGAAACCTGCCGTATTGAGCCCCCGCGCCTTATCCAGCGCGCTTTGCATCAACGCAAGCCGCACTAGCGCCTGCGTCCCGGTGAGAAAGACGCGGCCGCTGGTGGCACGCAGATTGGCCGACAACTGGTAGGTGGACAGGAGCGGAGCCTGCTCTGCGGACGGAAGACGATCGACGCCCATATTTGTCTCCTATGTCATTTTGGGTACTAGGAAGGCCTCGCGGCTGATACTGGGCAACACGCCACCCGAGGGGGACGCGAGGCACCTGGCGATACACCATTTTTCCGCAGGAACGCAAAAAGATTTTTGCGAAGATCGGTGCCCGCACAGCGCTTGTGCGGTGGATTTGCCACGAAACACCCAGGTACGAGCGAATTCACCTGCTCTGCGCAAAAAAATTGAGCAGCAGCACGATGCGCCCCTCATCGCTGTCATTCCATACCTCGTACAGGAACGTATCGCCCCTGAGCAGAAACTTGCTGTCGTGCAGCCAGTACGCGCACGGATTCGCGTTGAACACGGCCGCTGGCGTGCCGTTTCAAAACCGCGGCATCGAGCGCACCAGGTCACCGTGCACCATGACTCCCAAGCGGTCCATGGTGCACTGCAATAAGCGTGCTCG
This sequence is a window from Mycetohabitans rhizoxinica HKI 454. Protein-coding genes within it:
- a CDS encoding lipid A-myristate beta-hydroxylase; its protein translation is MFNANPCAYWLHDSKFLLRGDTFLYEVWNDSDEGRIVLLLNFFAQSR